The following coding sequences are from one Devosia yakushimensis window:
- the nuoI gene encoding NADH-quinone oxidoreductase subunit NuoI gives MRVAQVFNTLLLTELVSGFFLGMRYFFAPKPTINYPFEKGHISPRFRGEHALRRYPNGEERCIACKLCEAICPAQAITIEAGPRQNDGTRRTVRYDIDMVKCIYCGFCQEACPVDAIVEGPNFEFATETREELYFSKEKLLANGDRWEREISANLAADAPYR, from the coding sequence ATGCGTGTCGCCCAAGTCTTTAACACGCTGCTCCTCACCGAGCTGGTGTCGGGGTTCTTCCTCGGCATGCGCTACTTCTTTGCGCCCAAGCCGACCATCAACTACCCCTTCGAAAAGGGCCATATCAGCCCGCGCTTCCGGGGCGAGCACGCTTTGCGCCGCTATCCCAATGGCGAAGAGCGCTGCATTGCCTGCAAGCTGTGCGAAGCCATCTGTCCGGCCCAGGCCATCACCATCGAAGCCGGCCCGCGCCAGAATGACGGCACCCGCCGCACGGTGCGCTACGACATCGACATGGTGAAGTGCATCTATTGCGGCTTCTGCCAGGAAGCCTGCCCGGTCGACGCGATCGTGGAGGGCCCCAATTTCGAATTTGCGACCGAGACGCGCGAAGAGCTTTACTTCTCCAAGGAAAAGCTCCTGGCCAATGGCGATCGTTGGGAGCGTGAAATCTCTGCCAATCTCGCTGCCGACGCGCCCTACCGATAA
- a CDS encoding NADH-quinone oxidoreductase subunit D → MTVEAEVRNFTINFGPVHPSAHGVLRLILELDGEIVERVDPHIGLLHRGTEKLIEQKTYLQAVPYFDRLDYVAPMNQEHAFALAVEKLLGLEVPRRGQLIRVLYSEIGRLLAHLMNVTTQAMDVGALTPPLWGFEQREKLMVFYERASGARMHAAYFRPGGVHQDLPQALIDDIETFCETFPKALADIDSLLTNNRIFKQRNVDIGVVDLDDAWNMGFSGVMVRGSGAAWDLRKSQPYECYAEMDFDIPVGKNGDCYDRYLIRMEEMRQSTSIMKQCVDKLNAVDGKGPVSSLDGKVVPPSRGEMKTSMEALIHHFKLYTEGYKVPAGEVYAAVEAPKGEFGVFLVSDGSNKPYRCKIRAPGFAHLSAMDFLCRGHMLADVSAILGSLDIVFGEVDR, encoded by the coding sequence ATGACCGTTGAAGCCGAAGTCCGCAATTTCACCATCAACTTTGGGCCGGTTCACCCCTCCGCTCACGGCGTGCTACGCTTGATTCTGGAGCTGGACGGCGAAATCGTTGAACGCGTCGATCCCCATATCGGCCTGCTGCATCGCGGCACCGAAAAGCTGATCGAGCAGAAGACTTATCTGCAGGCCGTGCCCTATTTCGACCGCCTCGACTATGTGGCGCCGATGAACCAGGAGCATGCCTTTGCCCTGGCTGTTGAGAAGCTGCTGGGCCTCGAAGTGCCGCGCCGCGGCCAGTTGATCCGCGTGCTCTATTCGGAAATCGGGCGCCTGCTGGCGCATCTGATGAACGTCACGACCCAGGCCATGGACGTCGGCGCACTGACGCCGCCGCTCTGGGGCTTCGAGCAGCGCGAAAAGCTCATGGTGTTCTATGAGCGCGCTTCGGGTGCCCGTATGCACGCCGCCTATTTCCGCCCCGGCGGCGTCCATCAGGACCTGCCGCAGGCGCTGATCGACGATATCGAGACGTTCTGTGAGACCTTCCCCAAGGCGCTTGCCGATATCGATAGCCTTCTGACCAACAACCGCATCTTCAAGCAGCGCAATGTCGATATCGGCGTGGTCGATCTCGATGATGCCTGGAATATGGGCTTTTCGGGCGTGATGGTGCGCGGCTCGGGCGCTGCCTGGGATTTGCGCAAGAGCCAGCCTTACGAATGCTATGCCGAAATGGATTTCGACATCCCGGTTGGCAAGAATGGCGACTGCTACGACCGCTATCTCATCCGCATGGAAGAGATGCGCCAGTCGACCAGCATCATGAAGCAGTGCGTGGACAAGCTGAATGCCGTCGATGGCAAGGGCCCGGTGTCCTCGCTCGATGGCAAGGTCGTGCCGCCCAGCCGTGGCGAGATGAAGACCTCAATGGAAGCGCTGATCCATCACTTCAAGCTCTATACCGAGGGCTACAAGGTGCCGGCCGGTGAGGTCTATGCCGCCGTTGAAGCGCCCAAGGGCGAATTCGGCGTTTTTCTCGTCAGCGACGGCTCCAACAAGCCTTACCGCTGCAAGATCCGCGCGCCGGGTTTTGCGCATTTGTCGGCCATGGATTTCCTGTGTCGCGGCCACATGCTGGCTGACGTCTCGGCCATCCTTGGCTCGCTCGATATCGTGTTCGGAGAGGTTGATCGCTAA
- the nuoG gene encoding NADH-quinone oxidoreductase subunit NuoG, whose amino-acid sequence MANIKVDGQLVEVPDYFTLMQAAEAAGAEIPRFCYHERLSVAGNCRMCLVEVKGGPPKPQASCAMSVKDLRPGPNGEPPEMFTNTPMVKKAREGVMEFLLINHPLDCPICDQGGECDLQDQAMAYGVDKNRFAENKRAVEDKYIGPLVKTSMNRCIHCTRCVRFTTEVAGIAEMGLLGRGEDAEITTYLEKALSSELQGNVIDLCPVGALTSKPYAFNARPWELTKTESIDVMDAVGSAIRVDSRGREVMRVLPRINESINEEWISDKTRFIWDGLKSQRLDRPYVRRNKRLGATTWDDAFQTVAKALKKPGARIGAIAGDLAGAEELYALKALLAALGSGNVDARPAGSGLSPANGRASYIFNPTIAGIEQADAILLIGTNPRREAAVLNARIRKVWRATSLPIGVIGEAADLTYSYTHLGAGSDTLADLVAGNGEFAQTWAKAKKPLVIVGEGAATADVLAAAAKLATANAEIEAGWNGFAVLHNAAARVGALDVGFVPAKGAADTAAMLAGGVDVLFLVGADEVDMTQLGETLVVYLGTHGDNGAHRADVILPGAAYTEKSATYVNTEGRVQVTNRAVFPPGDAKEDWAIIRALSAVAGQPLAFNSLAQLRAAMYAEFPHLARIDAIAEGKAADIAKLAKTSPKGKKAAFVSPVADFYLSNPIARASAVMGESAALAAGLRQAAE is encoded by the coding sequence ATGGCAAATATCAAAGTCGACGGCCAGCTGGTCGAAGTTCCGGACTATTTCACGCTGATGCAGGCGGCCGAGGCCGCTGGCGCGGAAATCCCGCGCTTCTGCTATCACGAGCGCCTGTCGGTGGCTGGCAATTGCCGCATGTGCCTGGTCGAGGTGAAGGGCGGTCCGCCCAAGCCGCAGGCCTCTTGCGCCATGTCGGTCAAGGATTTGCGGCCCGGCCCCAATGGCGAGCCGCCTGAAATGTTCACCAACACGCCCATGGTCAAAAAGGCCCGCGAAGGCGTGATGGAATTCCTGCTGATCAACCATCCGCTCGATTGCCCGATCTGCGATCAGGGCGGGGAATGCGATCTGCAGGACCAGGCCATGGCCTATGGCGTGGACAAGAACCGTTTCGCCGAGAACAAGCGCGCCGTCGAGGACAAGTATATTGGCCCGCTGGTCAAAACCTCGATGAACCGCTGCATTCACTGCACGCGCTGCGTCCGCTTCACCACCGAAGTCGCCGGCATTGCCGAAATGGGGCTGCTAGGTCGCGGCGAAGACGCCGAGATCACCACCTATCTCGAAAAGGCATTGTCGAGCGAGCTGCAGGGCAATGTGATCGATCTGTGCCCGGTGGGCGCGCTGACCTCCAAGCCTTATGCTTTCAATGCCCGCCCGTGGGAATTGACCAAGACGGAATCCATCGACGTGATGGATGCAGTCGGTTCAGCCATTCGCGTCGATAGCCGTGGCCGCGAAGTCATGCGCGTGCTGCCGCGCATCAACGAGTCCATCAATGAAGAGTGGATTTCCGACAAGACCCGCTTCATCTGGGATGGCCTCAAGAGCCAGCGGCTCGATCGCCCCTATGTGCGGCGCAACAAGAGGCTGGGCGCCACCACCTGGGATGATGCATTCCAGACCGTTGCCAAGGCCCTCAAGAAGCCCGGCGCCCGTATTGGCGCCATCGCTGGCGATCTGGCCGGCGCCGAGGAGCTTTATGCGCTCAAGGCGCTGCTGGCCGCGCTCGGCTCGGGCAATGTCGATGCACGTCCCGCCGGTTCGGGCCTGTCGCCCGCCAATGGCCGCGCCTCCTATATCTTCAACCCGACCATTGCCGGGATCGAACAGGCCGACGCCATCCTGCTGATCGGCACCAATCCGCGCCGTGAAGCCGCTGTGCTCAATGCCCGCATCCGCAAGGTGTGGCGCGCCACGAGCCTGCCCATCGGCGTGATCGGGGAAGCAGCTGATCTCACCTATAGCTACACCCATCTCGGCGCCGGCAGTGATACGCTGGCTGATCTGGTGGCCGGCAATGGCGAATTCGCGCAGACTTGGGCCAAGGCCAAAAAGCCGCTGGTGATCGTGGGTGAAGGCGCCGCAACTGCCGACGTGCTGGCCGCCGCCGCCAAGCTCGCAACGGCCAATGCCGAAATCGAAGCCGGCTGGAATGGCTTTGCCGTGCTGCACAATGCCGCCGCCCGCGTCGGTGCTCTCGATGTTGGCTTCGTGCCGGCCAAGGGTGCTGCTGATACGGCCGCCATGCTGGCTGGCGGTGTCGATGTGCTGTTCCTGGTTGGGGCCGACGAAGTCGACATGACCCAGCTCGGCGAGACGCTCGTCGTCTATCTGGGCACCCATGGCGACAATGGCGCACATCGTGCCGACGTCATCCTGCCAGGCGCTGCTTACACTGAAAAGAGCGCCACCTATGTTAATACCGAGGGCCGCGTGCAGGTGACCAACCGCGCCGTGTTCCCGCCGGGCGATGCCAAGGAAGATTGGGCCATCATCCGCGCTCTATCGGCCGTGGCCGGACAGCCGCTGGCCTTCAACTCGCTGGCCCAGCTGCGGGCCGCCATGTATGCCGAATTCCCGCATCTGGCCCGCATCGACGCTATTGCCGAAGGCAAGGCTGCCGATATCGCGAAGCTGGCCAAGACCTCGCCCAAGGGCAAGAAGGCAGCATTCGTGTCGCCGGTGGCGGATTTCTATCTCAGCAATCCGATTGCCCGCGCATCCGCCGTCATGGGCGAATCCGCCGCTTTGGCCGCTGGCCTGCGCCAGGCAGCGGAGTAG
- the nuoH gene encoding NADH-quinone oxidoreductase subunit NuoH, producing the protein MDFITTALDYLLGIPILGWGIHVGLIYKTLLLLVCLLVFTAFILLADRKIWAAVQIRRGPNVVGPFGLLQSFADLLKFALKEAIIPAGADKFLFLFAPLLTATLALAAWAVVPVGEGLAIANINLGVLYIFAISSLGVYGVIIGGWASNSKYPFLGSLRSAAQMVSYEVSIGLVIITVLLCVGSLNLSDIVRAQYEMGLAHMIGLPQLTFLNWFWLPLFPMFIVFYISALAETNRPPFDLPEAESELVAGFMTEYSATPYMLFMLGEYISILLMCALTTVLFLGGWTSPIDLPPFTWIPGVIWFVLKLSAVFFMFAMAKSIVPRYRYDQLMRIGWKLFLPLSLIMVVIVAFVLQLTGWGWHGGVA; encoded by the coding sequence ATGGACTTTATCACTACCGCTCTCGACTACCTGCTGGGCATCCCGATCCTGGGATGGGGCATCCATGTCGGCCTCATCTACAAGACGCTGCTGCTGCTGGTCTGCCTGCTGGTTTTCACCGCCTTCATCCTGCTGGCTGACCGCAAGATCTGGGCTGCCGTGCAAATCCGTCGTGGCCCCAACGTGGTCGGCCCGTTCGGCCTGCTGCAGAGCTTTGCCGACCTGCTGAAATTCGCCCTTAAAGAAGCGATCATTCCGGCCGGCGCCGACAAGTTCCTGTTCCTCTTCGCCCCGCTGCTGACCGCGACCCTGGCGCTTGCCGCCTGGGCTGTGGTGCCGGTGGGCGAGGGGCTGGCCATCGCCAATATCAATCTTGGCGTGCTCTATATCTTCGCGATTTCCTCGCTGGGCGTTTATGGCGTCATCATCGGCGGCTGGGCTTCGAACTCGAAATATCCGTTTCTGGGTTCGCTCCGTTCCGCCGCGCAGATGGTCAGCTATGAAGTCTCTATCGGCCTCGTGATCATCACCGTGCTGCTCTGCGTCGGCTCGCTCAATCTCAGCGATATCGTGCGCGCCCAGTATGAAATGGGCCTCGCCCATATGATCGGCCTGCCGCAGTTGACGTTCCTGAACTGGTTCTGGCTGCCGCTCTTTCCGATGTTCATCGTGTTCTACATTTCGGCCCTGGCCGAAACGAACCGCCCGCCGTTCGATCTTCCCGAAGCCGAGTCCGAGCTGGTCGCCGGCTTCATGACCGAATATTCGGCCACGCCCTACATGCTGTTCATGCTGGGCGAGTACATCTCCATCCTGCTGATGTGCGCGCTCACCACGGTCCTGTTCCTGGGTGGTTGGACATCGCCGATCGATCTGCCGCCCTTCACCTGGATTCCGGGCGTCATCTGGTTCGTTCTCAAGCTCAGCGCGGTGTTCTTCATGTTCGCCATGGCCAAGTCCATCGTGCCGCGCTACCGCTACGATCAACTCATGCGCATTGGCTGGAAGCTGTTCCTGCCGCTGTCGCTGATCATGGTCGTCATCGTCGCTTTCGTGCTCCAGCTGACCGGCTGGGGCTGGCATGGAGGGGTCGCCTGA
- the nuoK gene encoding NADH-quinone oxidoreductase subunit NuoK produces MGIGLGHYLTVAAILFTLGVFGIFLNRKNVIVILMSVELILLAVNLNFVAFSAQLNDLQGQVFALLILTVAAAEAAIGLAILVIFYRNRGSIAVEDVNMMKG; encoded by the coding sequence TTGGGTATCGGGCTCGGTCACTACCTGACCGTAGCGGCAATTCTGTTCACGCTCGGCGTGTTCGGCATTTTTCTCAACCGCAAGAACGTCATCGTCATTCTGATGTCGGTGGAATTGATCCTGCTGGCCGTCAATTTGAACTTCGTCGCTTTCAGCGCGCAGCTCAATGACTTGCAGGGGCAGGTCTTCGCACTGCTGATCCTCACCGTGGCTGCCGCCGAGGCCGCCATCGGCCTGGCGATCCTGGTTATTTTCTATCGCAACCGCGGCTCCATCGCGGTTGAAGACGTCAACATGATGAAGGGCTAA
- the nuoE gene encoding NADH-quinone oxidoreductase subunit NuoE: MVARRLADESVQPAAFAFTAENAKWAEWKIGLYPTGRQQSAVIPLLMRAQEQDGWVTRATIEKVADMLGMAYIRVLEVATFYTQFQLQPVGTKAHVQVCGTTPCMLRGAGELIEVCKSKIHHDPHHLNDDGTLSWEEVECAGACVNAPMVAIFQDTYEDLTPARLEEIIDAFHAGKGDTIKPGTQIERLNSAAEGGRTTLLEKPTAKREKFVPPPPPVDAAAPAAPAPAAAAPQAPTTAAKPKDVSEESAPALKGTPKQAKVSEAKAEGERKAADAEAIDSGKKAKAKSAAEKGAVAPLFKAPKGAPDDLKLISGVAPVLEGRLNAIGITQWSQVAKLSAEDIAKVEDSLSFKGRVARDNWLQQAEALAKGGVEEYRKVFGKDPR; the protein is encoded by the coding sequence ATGGTCGCGCGTCGCCTTGCGGACGAGTCGGTTCAACCGGCCGCGTTCGCCTTTACCGCTGAAAACGCCAAATGGGCGGAATGGAAGATCGGGCTTTACCCGACCGGCCGTCAGCAATCTGCTGTTATCCCGCTGCTCATGCGCGCCCAGGAACAGGATGGCTGGGTCACCCGCGCCACGATCGAAAAGGTCGCCGACATGCTCGGCATGGCCTATATCCGTGTGCTTGAGGTCGCCACCTTCTATACCCAGTTCCAGCTGCAGCCCGTGGGCACCAAGGCCCATGTGCAGGTCTGTGGCACGACGCCTTGCATGCTGCGCGGGGCCGGGGAACTGATCGAGGTCTGCAAGAGCAAGATCCACCACGATCCGCACCATCTCAATGACGATGGCACGCTGAGCTGGGAAGAGGTCGAATGTGCCGGCGCCTGCGTCAACGCCCCGATGGTGGCGATTTTCCAGGACACCTATGAGGACCTGACGCCAGCTCGGCTCGAAGAAATCATCGATGCCTTCCATGCTGGCAAGGGCGACACCATCAAGCCGGGCACCCAGATCGAGCGGCTGAATTCGGCTGCCGAAGGCGGTCGTACTACGCTACTGGAAAAGCCGACAGCCAAGCGCGAGAAATTCGTGCCGCCTCCGCCGCCGGTGGATGCTGCCGCACCCGCAGCTCCGGCTCCGGCCGCTGCTGCCCCGCAGGCGCCGACCACGGCCGCCAAGCCCAAGGATGTGAGCGAAGAATCCGCTCCCGCCCTCAAGGGTACGCCCAAGCAGGCCAAGGTCTCCGAGGCCAAGGCTGAGGGTGAGCGCAAGGCGGCCGATGCCGAGGCGATCGATAGCGGCAAAAAGGCCAAGGCCAAGTCCGCGGCCGAAAAGGGTGCTGTTGCGCCGCTGTTCAAGGCGCCCAAGGGCGCGCCGGACGACCTCAAGCTGATCTCCGGCGTCGCTCCGGTGCTTGAAGGGCGGCTCAATGCCATCGGCATTACCCAGTGGAGCCAGGTTGCCAAGCTCTCGGCCGAGGATATTGCCAAGGTCGAGGACTCACTGAGCTTCAAGGGTCGCGTTGCGCGCGACAACTGGCTGCAACAGGCCGAAGCACTCGCCAAGGGCGGAGTCGAAGAGTACCGCAAGGTATTTGGGAAGGACCCGCGCTAA
- a CDS encoding NADH-quinone oxidoreductase subunit J, translating into MTLPLFFFYVFSAIAIASAVMVISARNPVHAVLFLILTFFNAAGLFMLAGAEFLALILIVVYVGAVAVLFLFVVMMLDVDFAEMRQGFLQYAPIGVLVGAVLLLELLLVAGSFVVSPEIAGAAALPIDGSMDNIRALGQVLYTRYVFLFQGAGAVLLVAMIGAIVLTLRHKPNVKRQNPLDQVGRKPSEAVKVVKVKSGQGL; encoded by the coding sequence ATGACCCTTCCACTGTTCTTCTTCTATGTGTTCTCGGCCATCGCCATCGCTTCGGCGGTGATGGTCATCTCGGCGCGCAATCCGGTGCATGCCGTGCTGTTCCTGATCCTGACCTTCTTCAATGCCGCAGGCCTGTTCATGCTGGCCGGCGCCGAGTTTTTGGCGCTGATCCTGATCGTGGTCTATGTCGGCGCGGTCGCCGTGCTGTTCCTCTTCGTCGTCATGATGCTCGACGTCGACTTCGCCGAAATGCGGCAGGGCTTCCTGCAATATGCACCCATCGGCGTGCTGGTCGGCGCCGTGCTGCTGCTCGAGCTGCTGCTGGTTGCCGGCAGCTTCGTGGTTTCTCCCGAAATTGCGGGTGCTGCCGCGCTGCCCATCGATGGCAGCATGGACAATATTCGGGCGCTGGGGCAAGTGCTCTACACGCGCTACGTCTTCCTGTTCCAGGGCGCCGGCGCCGTGCTGCTCGTGGCCATGATCGGGGCGATCGTCCTGACCCTGCGCCACAAGCCCAACGTCAAGCGGCAGAACCCGCTCGATCAGGTTGGGCGCAAGCCATCGGAGGCCGTCAAGGTCGTCAAAGTCAAAAGCGGTCAAGGGCTGTAG
- a CDS encoding NADH-quinone oxidoreductase subunit C — translation MDEVIEVDPLTALGEYIAGALGSAVLANEIAYGELTLTIERDAIVAVATFLRDDAKCRFISFTDVTAVDYPERDERFDVVYHFMSPHLNQRIRVKLTTDDVEPVPSITGVFRGADWFERETYDLYGVLFSGHNDLRRILTDYGFDGHPLRKDFPVTGFVQVKYDEERKRVVYEPVKLMQEFRTFDYLSPWEGTDYVLPGDEKAKQ, via the coding sequence ATGGATGAGGTTATCGAGGTTGATCCGCTGACCGCGCTTGGCGAGTACATCGCCGGGGCCCTGGGCAGCGCGGTTCTTGCCAACGAGATCGCCTATGGCGAGCTGACACTGACCATCGAGCGCGACGCAATTGTGGCCGTTGCCACGTTCCTGCGCGACGATGCCAAGTGCCGGTTCATTAGCTTTACCGACGTGACGGCGGTCGACTACCCCGAGCGCGATGAGCGGTTCGACGTGGTCTACCACTTCATGAGCCCGCATCTGAACCAGCGCATCCGCGTCAAGCTCACCACCGACGATGTCGAGCCTGTGCCCAGCATTACCGGCGTGTTCCGCGGCGCCGACTGGTTCGAGCGCGAAACCTACGATCTTTATGGCGTGCTGTTCTCCGGTCACAACGACCTGCGCCGCATCCTGACCGATTATGGGTTTGACGGGCATCCGCTGCGCAAGGACTTCCCGGTCACCGGCTTCGTCCAGGTCAAATATGACGAAGAGCGCAAGCGGGTCGTCTATGAGCCAGTCAAGCTGATGCAGGAATTCCGCACCTTTGACTATCTGTCGCCTTGGGAGGGTACAGACTATGTCCTGCCCGGTGACGAGAAGGCCAAGCAATGA
- the nuoF gene encoding NADH-quinone oxidoreductase subunit NuoF yields MLADKDRIFTNLYGQGDWGLEGARSRGAWVGTKEFIDSGRDWITNEVKASGLRGRGGAGFPTALKWTFMPKVNDGRPHYLLVNADESEPGTCKDREILRHDPHHLVEGCLLAARAMDAHLAFIYVRGEFIRERQHLERAVEEAYEAKLIGKDNIHGWDLDIIVHHGAGAYICGEETALMESLEGKKGQPRLKPPFPAGMGVYGNPTTVNNVESIAVVPEILRRSGAWFASIGRPNNQGTKLFMVSGHVNKPATFEEALGESFKDIIEKHCGGIRGGWDNLLAVIPGGASCPVVRGEDMMDAIMDFDGLREKKSSFGTGGMIIMDKSTDIVKAIWRIAAFFKHESCGQCTPCREGTGWMMRVLGRMVEGRAQKREIDMLFAVTKQIEGHTICALGDAAAWPVQGLIRNFRDVIEARIDQYTYSSTSDGAVPSIAAE; encoded by the coding sequence ATGCTCGCTGACAAGGATCGCATTTTTACCAATCTCTATGGCCAGGGCGACTGGGGCCTTGAAGGCGCGCGGTCTCGCGGCGCCTGGGTCGGCACCAAGGAGTTTATCGACTCCGGGCGCGACTGGATCACCAATGAGGTCAAGGCGTCGGGCCTGCGTGGCCGTGGCGGGGCCGGGTTCCCCACCGCGCTCAAATGGACCTTCATGCCCAAGGTCAATGATGGCCGTCCGCATTACCTGCTGGTCAATGCCGACGAATCCGAGCCCGGCACCTGCAAGGACCGTGAAATCCTGCGCCACGATCCGCACCATCTGGTCGAAGGGTGCCTGCTGGCGGCCCGTGCCATGGATGCGCATCTGGCCTTTATCTATGTGCGCGGCGAATTCATCCGCGAGCGTCAGCATCTGGAACGCGCCGTCGAGGAGGCCTATGAGGCCAAGCTGATCGGCAAAGACAATATCCACGGCTGGGACCTGGACATCATCGTCCATCACGGCGCCGGCGCCTACATCTGCGGCGAAGAAACCGCGCTGATGGAGAGCCTAGAAGGCAAAAAGGGCCAGCCCCGCCTCAAGCCGCCATTCCCGGCCGGCATGGGCGTCTATGGCAACCCAACCACGGTGAACAACGTCGAGTCCATCGCCGTCGTGCCCGAAATCCTGCGCCGCTCGGGCGCCTGGTTCGCGTCCATCGGCCGTCCGAACAACCAGGGCACCAAGCTCTTCATGGTCTCGGGCCATGTGAACAAGCCTGCGACCTTCGAGGAAGCCCTGGGCGAAAGTTTCAAGGACATTATCGAAAAGCATTGCGGCGGCATCCGCGGCGGCTGGGATAATCTGCTCGCGGTCATTCCCGGCGGCGCATCGTGCCCCGTGGTGCGCGGCGAAGACATGATGGATGCCATCATGGATTTCGACGGGTTGCGCGAGAAGAAGTCGTCCTTCGGCACCGGCGGCATGATCATCATGGACAAGTCCACTGATATCGTGAAGGCGATCTGGCGTATTGCCGCCTTCTTCAAGCATGAAAGCTGCGGCCAGTGTACGCCCTGTCGCGAAGGCACCGGCTGGATGATGCGCGTGCTCGGCCGCATGGTCGAAGGCCGCGCCCAGAAGCGCGAAATCGACATGCTGTTCGCCGTGACCAAGCAGATCGAAGGCCACACCATCTGCGCCCTCGGCGACGCTGCCGCGTGGCCGGTGCAGGGCCTGATCCGCAATTTCCGCGACGTCATCGAGGCGCGGATTGACCAGTACACATATTCGTCCACCTCCGACGGCGCCGTGCCGTCGATTGCGGCGGAGTAA